A genomic stretch from Leishmania donovani BPK282A1 complete genome, chromosome 36 includes:
- a CDS encoding glucose transporter, lmgt1 — translation MSGPYTTNPTSARLPHNVLATQLNTEGEEPQRMFMDASPADHPLMTPHQIPRPLDPRKLKPPHTNCDAPSFSPSQRHLNPLPLPESKYTAEKVQNPMTPAIADDLDGFDQETVSQNEQPSPSFCSISNARMIMVQAIGGSLNGYSIGFVGVYSTLFGYSTNCANFRSERGCTTAPNADCQWFPNATGTGYCGWPEITCRRTYTYSSASEMPGAITQCEADPRCRWSYSAKECQNPSGYSSSESGIFAGSMIAGCLIGSVFAGPLASTIGARLSFLLVGLVGVVSSVMCHVSTSENEFWVLIVGRFAIGLFLGVIGVACPVYTDQNAHPKWKRTIGVMFQVFTTLGIFVAAAVGLALGQSIWFDRDKDQMVMARMQGLCAFSTLFSLLTILLGIVMSESRAKFGGDDEEGGIELDPNEYGYVEMIPRLLMGAVMAGTLQLTGINAVMNYAPAIMGSLGLAPLVGNFVVMLWNFVTTLASIPLSYVFTMRQLFLFGSLFTSSMCLLMCGIPVYPGVSKKTEVKNGVAITGILLFILGFEVCVGPCYYVLTQDMFPLSFRPRGASFTQVTQFIFNLIINVCYPIATEHISGGPSGNQDKGQAVAFIFFGCLGTICFIIQVFFLHPWDEKRDGKKRAAAPADGKKELSSSLSGNRAE, via the coding sequence ATGAGCGGCCCTTACACTACGAATCCGACCTCGGCAAGGCTCCCTCATAATGTGCTAGCGACACAGCTAAAtacggagggggaggagccGCAAAGGATGTTCATGGATGCTTCCCCAGCCGATCATCCTCTGATGACACCGCACCAGATTCCTCGGCCGCTGGACCCCCGAAAACTGAAGCCGCCTCATACTAATTGTGACGCTCCGTCCTTTTCACCATCACAACGACATCTTAACCCTCTTCCGCTTCCAGAGTCGAAATACACAGCTGAGAAAGTCCAGAACCCGATGACGCCTGCCATTGCTGATGACCTTGACGGCTTTGATCAGGAGACTGTATCACAAAATGAGCAGCCATCGCCCTCATTTTGCTCCATCTCGAATGCTCGTATGATCATGGTGCAGGCCATTGGTGGCAGCCTCAACGGCTACTCGATCGGCTTTGTCGGCGTGTACTCAACGCTGTTTGGCTACAGCACGAACTGCGCGAACTTccgcagcgagagaggctgcacgacggcgccgaacGCCGACTGCCAGTGGTTTCCGAACGCGACTGGCACCGGCTACTGTGGCTGGCCCGAGATCACGTGCCGCAGAACATACACCTACTCGAGTGCTTCGGAAATGCCGGGTGCGATTACCCAGTGCGAGGCAGACCCGCGGTGCAGGTGGTCCTACAGCGCCAAGGAGTGCCAGAACCCGTCGGGCTACTCGTCGTCGGAAAGCGGTATCTTCGCCGGCTCGATGATTGCCGGCTGCTTGATCGGCTCCGTGTTTGCTGGCCCGCTTGCGTCGACGATTGGCGCGAGGCTCTCGTTTCTGCTCGTTGGCCTCGTGGGTGTTGTGTCGTCCGTGATGTGCCATGTGTCGACCTCCGAGAACGAGTTTTGGGTGCTGATTGTCGGCCGCTTCGCGATTGGCCTGTTCCTGGGCGTGATCGGTGTTGCGTGCCCTGTGTACACTGACCAGAACGCGCACCCGAAGTGGAAGCGCACGATTGGTGTGATGTTCCAGGTGTTCACGACACTGGGCATCTtcgttgcggcggcggttggCCTTGCACTTGGCCAGAGCATCTGGTTTGACCGCGACAAGGACCAGATGGTGATGGCGCGCATGCAGGGCCTGTGCGCATTCTCGACCCTGTTCAGCCTGCTGACGATCCTGCTTGGGATTGTGATGAGCGAATCGCGCGCGAAGttcggcggcgacgatgaggaGGGCGGCATTGAGCTGGACCCGAACGAGTACGGCTACGTCGAAATGATCCCGCGCCTGCTGATGGGCGCCGTGATGGCTggcacgctgcagctgacTGGCATCAACGCTGTGATGAACTACGCGCCGGCGATCATGGGCAGTCTTGGcctggcgccgctggtggGCAACTTCGTTGTGATGCTGTGGAACTTCGTGACGACGCTTGCGTCGATCCCGCTCTCGTACGTGTTCACGATGCGCCAGCTGTTCCTCTTCGGCTCGCTCTTCACGTCGAGCATGTGCCTGCTCATGTGCGGTATTCCCGTGTACCCTGGTGTCAGCAAGAAGACGGAGGTGAAGAACGGCGTGGCCATCACTGGCATCCTGCTGTTCATTCTCGGCTTCGAGGTGTGCGTGGGCCCGTGCTACTACGTTCTGACGCAGGACATGTTCCCGCTGTCGTTCCGCCCGCGCGGTGCGTCGTTCACGCAGGTGACCCAGTTCATCTTCAACCTGATCATCAACGTGTGCTACCCGATCGCGACCGAACACATCTCTGGCGGCCCTTCAGGCAACCAGGACAAGGGCCAGGCCGTTGCCTTCATCTTCTTCGGTTGCCTTGGCACTATCTGCTTCATCATCCAGGTCTTCTTCCTGCACCCGTGGGACGAGAAGCGCGATGGcaagaagagggcggcggccccGGCTGACGGGAAGAAGGAGCTGAGCTCCTCGCTCAGCGGCAACAGGGCTGAGTGA
- a CDS encoding homocysteine S-methyltransferase, putative codes for MECSSLFVSHLPHPTGIGCNPVSTVVAGTHAARARTHFTHMENHHFLCWGLLANWKVGGMEAYLADPNQVVMLDGGLATELETRGCDLLDPLWSGKVLLESPQRIRDVALAYLRAGARCIITASYQITPQSLMEHRGLTEDAAVAAIEESVRIAQSVRERHLKEKPQAAPVFVAGSVGPYGAYLADGSEYRGDYVRSAEEFKEFHRLRIAALLRAGADVLAIETQPSAAEVRAIVALLQEEHPNCRAWVSFTTSRISPVEAISDGTKWADIISFLEKAPQVVAVGVNCIPMAEASAVLAHLHTLTTMPLVVYTNSGESYDTVTRTWHPIPMRDGTTLSLAALAREWASHGARLVGGCCRTGPSDIAGAAAALDSAGFVV; via the coding sequence ATGGAATGctcttccctcttcgttTCTCATCTTCCGCATCCAACGGGGATTGGCTGCAACCCTGTTTCCACCGTCGTTGCTGGAACTcatgcggcacgcgcgcgcactcacTTCACTCACATGGAGAATCACCATTTTTTGTGTTGGGGACTCCTGGCGAACTGGAAAGTAGGTGGCATGGAGGCCTACTTGGCAGATCCAAATCAAGTCGTCATGCTCGATGGGGGCCTGGCGACGGAACTGGAGACGCGTGGCTGCGATCTTCTCGATCCTCTCTGGTCCGGCAAAGTCCTGCTGGAATCACCGCAGCGGATCCGCGACGTGGCGCTGGCATACCTGCGGGCTGGCGCACGATGCATCATCACAGCCAGCTACCAGATCACACCACAGAGTCTAATGGAACACCGCGGACTCACCGAGgatgctgctgtggcggccaTTGAAGAGTCGGTGCGCATTGCGCAAAGCGTTCGGGAGCGGCACCTGAAGGAGAAGCCACAGGCTGCACCGGTTTTCGTGGCCGGCTCTGTCGGCCCGTATGGTGCCTACCTCGCCGACGGTTCCGAATACCGCGGCGACTACGTACGAAGTGCGGAGGAGTTTAAGGAATTCCATCGCTTGCGCATTGCAGCACTACTCCGCGCCGGTGCAGACGTGCTCGCCATTGAAACCCAGCCCTCTgccgcggaggtgcgcgcgaTTGTGGCGCTGCTACAGGAGGAGCATCCAAACTGCCGGGCGTGGGTCTCCTTCACGACATCTCGAATCTCACCTGTGGAGGCGATCAGCGACGGCACCAAATGGGCTGATATCATTTCGTTCCTCGAAAAGGCCCCTCAGGTTGTCGCAGTAGGCGTTAACTGCATCCCTATGGCCGAAGCCTCTGCAGTGCTGGCTCATCTGCACACGCTCACCACAATGCCGCTCGTCGTGTACACGAATTCGGGTGAGTCCTACGACACAGTCACTAGAACGTGGCACCCCATACCCATGCGCGATGGCACTACTCTGAGCTTGGCAGCATTGGCGCGGGAGTGGGCTTCTCATGGTGCTCGGCTTGTTGGcgggtgctgccgcaccgggCCATCGGACattgccggcgccgcagcagctctcgaCAGTGCCGGTTTCGTGGTGTAG
- a CDS encoding phosphatidylinositol 3 kinase, putative, with protein sequence MESKGGVGSSNGSGGTSSNRHPLIGQLRPIFQELESATPQTLPSIILKLEYVIEEEKDALFHRNSIKSYTANARTFPNWLNAQLRHLFEQPQTHMAGVQVLRALLPVEYVELNEMTKLFSELLVRCVLETADYNTAVEGGEVWGLLLNNGSSVVEGIIINCLQFSLALLMRGGHDEIFLREDVSHRGVDSEATVRSAMSPLVDSSRQGENAVLTDDDRFPKATKLSGCIFIQQLVRRVPSTIAPHVHNILECLRRAILDSNKLVRVSGGDALFYTLTISYRSTDPKFYSRWQNTFLEDAERSVMYGSDVVLHGCLLAFNAVLSATASREAEGRAVGFSNQGRKHILQFWTFINDNLVSTSHNSDVRAEVLNALPLLAQYDSTTFKEISVKHVRALAAAVFVGTEGKDERAMVFQVLARLFTVLPSLVVPFLDFMMKYIEASLTPQPLRDRCPEAVTCFATLSSVEPNAVRPFLRPLLGPLFAGSVTEHFARDVAKICTAFPELRSTCLSKVLEATKEQLLRMRNRPRHTSASSETDHSAIVRSLNSLGSLDFTGYSTLQFLCDAVIRYVSDPHEEVRRSAIDLCFKLALSGCSQSPCERTAVGVVIHRGREHLGLVNTVIRKLVSAAVADTESDIRLHTLEHLSTEFDYSLALQDICTALFPALHDHHQNRIAAVRLLGRLSSRNPSCILPMLRCVMVQCIMDIQLFHEPKRQEQAAVVLSAVVESAPAMARPYISSLLQDCVTRLQEENKPVPVITALLSLVGRLARYAEDDDVAVVAAIRPCVIRHILDSSSIQKKIEAIRALGDIIRTTKDVDVYETNPELLRVLLSALHGGFKETWPVRLDVLKLMGIIGAVDPVRAKEITRHLRDGGLSSSGAAAPAALQLSSSRGEEAIAQNVVKNVLGVLQLPCLSDDQCLCAVQVIANTLSLKEAASGCLTPMYRDILHTVIQQITLQAKIRENLFGVMTHIVYLYGQHIRPYLDELISTCVGFLPAAERGVLVEILCLLREMRRSLREEFSPSLSLVLPPLIQTVQADAAHSSEPVFAFLIEMGHLLDDHLHNVVPCVCEVASNPAYPVACRAAAADAIRHFARRLPRLVFHASRCVHCLCRVLKEMESHPLLFEQQPGASADAAQRRPAAELAAGGDTTASDVRSFVAVTLDAVRVVSRNLGSDFEKYTPLVFPLLDGYGQDGQDVKAFTLSTLRTSGRVVAPENAQAQEEETAARYRVNTQQLAQRRKAALEDNFAQLRSILLARDRETEEEWNLWLKQLAVELLRSSPSNAHGFAFALAQLHEPFARQMLHSAFAVCYAEMEPRTKEAVRALLGNVLRSDRVPSEVLQELLNLSEYMERLEMRFNPKEGSHSTYAGLLFDLKTLMGSSERCNLYAKALHYVEIQFYEATYEYERNVMRGQVRPLPPEEWSKLVQWCEKSIYLCNLLGLRESAEGMLKYIQRNFSFLTGKPPSELPLMMDAQLLEKLQWWSQSLRAYEKGLQAEPNKFSNMVGLMRSLDNLGDYGRLLESWKLFYPRITRKEASELAPYGAHAAWLLRCWDDMEKITAYMTDEGYVGTTAVFYRAVLATHKLQFHDAVPVIQNCRKRLDSTLSALVAESYDRAYGLFVGIQQLSELEEFAFVADNPQGLNHWQELWEKRLAAMAYEGWPGTLANHTLVIPLAQELEMWLRFVSLSRVHGRDRTSRDILFELLGKQTIAAALEQPRLPQPPIALAACQHFYDINERERAVELLETYLKKMDQAAPSLLDIGGGQASLAMCHAKLASWLFTVAKKKRQNVDAHYREYIRHHLEKATSLDSTNGTIWHTWARFNHDLVTHRSRGAASEVRRDEHVKHIVAAMDGYVRSVSCSQELEDMLGFLSLWFIHAALPQVQENAALQAEILQVSPTVWLKVLPQIIARLHSRDAVVSESVFQLLTIVAKAHPQALLYNLNVTLNSSVRGTESNTTEQMERKQAAQRLLGRIKEMHNHGRTMVKDAALVCQELVRCAVLWTELWFDELERAWFQWGRDKNAHNVFLVLQPLLEQLSHPNTLAESHFVAEFGELLGGACEYVEKAASTGNNVYMEDAWNRFKTAVKRMDEQINGMNSLALQLVSPRLMQSGKDLSLVVPGQYNEDGVYPRIASFQSTLRVMNSKQHPRRLYMTGTDGVLYKFLLKGHEDLRLDERVMQLLAFVNTLLEKHSAIQRRDCMIQVFSVTPLSENAGLVGWVDNCDTLHQLIKDYRVHSKYLSIEMNLMLSFNVDLDRLQVIQHVEPFEFALEQTEGADLANSLWMRAPSAESWLDRRTTYVCSLATMSMVGHILGLGDRHPSNLMIHSFSGRVVHIDFGDCFDVAQNRSAFPEKVPFRLTRMLVKAMEMGGIDGLFRHGCITVMGVLREEGSSILALLEVFVHDPLVSWWRDESEDGATASAAVASAAPSSSIPSAGAAAALGHYSQRAAYAAIGESFHKSRTAFASRTPASRSLAPRGRSFRAPQTSIASSPSAPPPLVSDRSSDILSNMSVNHTSEAKKVVNRIREKLEGREFAAWQLQASASAHAADDVGVAMKGQSEEDPMTSVSLGSAASAAPVASGEDGLSVQAQVSRLISEATSNENLCVHFQGWCPFW encoded by the coding sequence ATGGAGTCTAAAGGTGGCGTAGGCAGTAGcaatggcagcggcggcacgagcAGCAATCGACACCCGCTGATTGGTCAGCTGCGTCCCATCTTTCAAGAGCTGGAGTCGGCCACGCCGCAGACGCTCCCCTCCATCATCCTCAAGCTAGAGTACGTgatcgaggaggagaaggacgcTTTGTTTCACCGCAACTCCATCAAGTCCTATACGGCCAATGCACGCACATTCCCCAACTGGCTGAATGCGCAGCTACGACACCTGTttgagcagccgcagacgcaCATGGCGGGCGTGCAGGTGCTacgggcgctgctgccagtgGAGTACGTGGAGCTGAATGAGATGACGAAGCTCTTTTcggagctgctggtgcgctgcgTACTGGAGACGGCGGACTACAATACCGccgtggaggggggagaggtgTGGGGTTTGCTACTCAACAATGGCAGCAGCGTAGTCGAGGGCATCATCATCAACTGCTTACAGTTTTCGTTAGCACTGCTGATGCGCGGAGGGCACGATGAGATATTCTTGCGCGAAGACGTGAGCCATCGCGGCGTTGACAGCGAAGCGACGGTTCGATCGGCCATGTCCCCCTTGGTGGACTCTTCGCGGCAGGGCGAGAATGCTGTCCTCACGGATGACGATCGGTTCCCCAAGGCAACGAAGCTGTCGGGGTGCATCTTCATTCAAcagctggtgcgccgcgtgccaTCGACGATTGCGCCACACGTGCACAACATTCTTGAgtgcctgcgccgcgccatcctcGACTCCAACAAgcttgtgcgcgtgagcggaggcgatgcgctCTTTTACACGTTGACCATTTCCTATCGTTCCACCGACCCAAAATTCTACAGCCGCTGGCAGAACACATTTCTCGAAGACGCGGAGCGGAGCGTCATGTACGGCAGCGACGTCGTCCTGCATGGCTGCCTGCTGGCCTTCAATGCCGTGCTCTCCGCGACGGCATCGCGTGAGGCCGAAGGGCGAGCAGTCGGCTTCTCCAACCAAGGGCGAAAGCACATTCTGCAGTTCTGGACGTTTATCAACGACAACCTGGTGAGCACCTCGCACAACAGCGACGTGCGCGCCGAGGTGCTCAACGCACTACCGCTGCTGGCTCAGTACGACAGCACTACCTTTAAAGAGATTTCGGTgaagcacgtgcgcgcgctggcggcggcggtgtttGTCGGCACGGAGGGCAAGGATGAGCGGGCAATGGTGTTTCAGGTGCTCGCGCGGCTTTTCACGGTGTTGCCCAGCCTTGTCGTACCGTTCCTGGACTTTATGATGAAGTACATCGAGGCATCGCTGACACCGCAACCTCTCCGTGACCGCTGCCCTGAGGCCGTGACATGCTTCGCCACGCTCTCTAGCGTAGAGCCGAACGCGGTACGCCCCTTCCTACGGCCCCTGCTTGGGCCCCTCTTCGCTGGGTCGGTGACGGAGCACTTTGCgcgcgacgtggcgaagATCTGCACGGCCTTCCCAGAGCTGCGGTCGACGTGCTTGTCGAAGGTTCTAGAGGCAACAAAGGAACAGCTGCTACGCATGCGTAACCGGCCCCGACACACCAGCGCGTCCAGCGAGACGGACCACAGTGCTATTGTACGCAGCCTCAACTCGCTCGGGAGCCTTGACTTCACGGGATACTCGACTTTGCAGTTCTTGTGCGACGCCGTTATTCGATATGTGTCAGACCCAcacgaggaggtgcgccggAGCGCGATCGATCTGTGCTTCAAGCTGGCCCTCTCCGGCTGCTCTCAGTCGCCGTGCGAGCGCACAGCCGTTGGTGTCGTGATTCACCGCGGTCGGGAGCACTTGGGCCTGGTGAACACCGTCATCCGGAAACTGGTGAGCGCGGCTGTTGCGGACACCGAGAGCGATATCCGCCTGCACACGCTGGAGCACCTGAGCACGGAGTTTGACTACTCACTGGCTCTGCAGGACATCTGCACGGCGCTGTTCCCCGCCCTGcacgaccaccaccagaACCGCATCGCAGCCGTTCGTCTCCTAGGCCGCCTTTCCAGTCGCAACCCCTCATGCATCCTTCCTATGCTGCGTTGCGTGATGGTGCAGTGCATTATGGACATTCAGCTCTTCCACGAACCGAAGCGGCAGGAGCaggctgcggtggtgctgagTGCGGTGGTGGAGTCCGCGCCTGCGATGGCACGCCCGTACATCTCGTCTCTTTTGCAAGACTGCGTAAcgcggctgcaggaggagaaCAAGCCTGTTCCGGTGATCACGGCGCTCCTGTCGCTTGTCGGGAGGCTCGCGCGGTAcgcggaggacgacgacgtggCTGTGGTGGCCGCCATTCGACCGTGCGTCATTCGGCACATCCTCGACTCGTCCAGCATCCAGAAAAAGATCGAGGCAATTCGCGCCTTGGGCGATATCATCCGCACCACAAAGGACGTCGACGTGTACGAGACAAATcccgagctgctgcgcgtcctTCTCTCCGCTCTCCACGGCGGCTTCAAAGAAACGTGGCCGGTGAGACTGGATGTGTTGAAGCTGATGGGAATTATTGGCGCCGTCGATCCTGTTCGTGCCAAGGAGATCACGCGTCACTTGCGGGATGGAGGTctgagcagcagtggcgcggctgccccTGCTGCGTTGCAgctttcctcctctcgcgGGGAAGAGGCGATCGCGCAGAATGTCGTCAAGAACGTGCTCGGCGTCCTGCAACTGCCATGCTTATCCGATGACCAGTGCCTCTGTGCGGTGCAGGTGATCGCAAACACGCTGTCGCtcaaggaggcggcgagcgGGTGTCTTACCCCGATGTATCGCGACATTCTCCATACTGTTATTCAGCAAATCACTCTTCAGGCTAAGATACGCGAGAACCTGTTCGGGGTGATGACGCATATCGTGTACCTTTACGGCCAGCACATTCGCCCATACCTGGACGAGCTCATTAGCACGTGCGTCGGCTTCCTTCCTGCTGCAGAGCGCGGCGTCCTTGTGGAGATACTGTGTCTTCTGAGGGAGATGCGCCGCTCGCTCCGTGAAGAGTTCAGCCCTTCGCTCTCGCTGGTGCTGCCTCCGCTCATCCAGACGGTTCAGGCGGACGCCGCGCACTCCAGCGAGCCTGTGTTCGCCTTCCTCATAGAGATGGGGCATTTACTCGACGACCACCTCCACAACGTCGTGCCCTGCGTCTGCGAGGTGGCAAGTAATCCTGCTTATCCGGTGGCGTGccgtgcggcagctgcggacGCCATTCGCCACTTTGCTCGCCGACTGCCGCGCCTTGTGTTTCACGCGTCGCGCTGCGTGCACTGTCTATGCCGGGTGCTGAAGGAGATGGAGTCGCATCCACTGCTGTTTGAGCAGCAACCAGGAGCATCCGCGGACGCGGCTCAGCGCCGCCCTGCTGCCGAGCTAGCGGCTGGCGGAGACACGACGGCCTCAGACGTGCGCAGTTTCGTCGCCGTTACCCTGGACGCAGTGCGCGTCGTCAGCCGCAACCTCGGTAGCGACTTCGAGAAGTACACCCCCCTGGTGTTCCCACTGCTGGACGGCTACGGCCAGGACGGCCAGGATGTGAAGGCATTCACGCTCAGCACCCTGCGCACGAGCGGCCGCGTGGTGGCACCCGAGAACGCTCAGgcgcaagaggaggagaccgCTGCCCGGTATCGCGTCAACACTCAGCAGCTGGCTCAGCGGCGCAAGGCCGCGCTGGAGGACAActttgcgcagctgcgcagcatccTTCTCGCGCGCGACCGGGAGACCGAGGAAGAGTGGAACTTGTGGTTGAAGCAGCTGGCAGTGGAGCTGCTACGGTCGAGTCCGTCGAACGCGCATGGCTTCGCCTTTGCCCTAGCTCAGCTGCACGAGCCCTTTGCGCGGCAAATGCTGCACTCCGCCTTCGCTGTATGCTACGCGGAAATGGAGCCGCGCACGAAGGAGGCGGTTCGCGCTCTTCTCGGCAACGTGCTCCGCAGCGACCGCGTGCCGtccgaggtgctgcaggagctgctgaaccTGTCCGAGTACATGGAGCGACTGGAGATGCGCTTTAACCCAAAGGAAGGCTCGCACAGCACGTATGCCGGGCTGCTTTTCGACTTGAAGACGCTGATGGGGAGCAGCGAGCGCTGCAACTTGTACGCCAAGGCGCTGCACTACGTCGAGATTCAGTTCTACGAGGCGACCTACGAGTACGAGCGCAACGTGATGCGCGGTCAGGtgcgcccgctgccgcctgagGAGTGGAGCAAACTTGTACAGTGGTGCGAGAAGAGCATTTACTTGTGCAACCTGCTGGGACTGCGCGAGAGCGCAGAGGGCATGCTCAAGTACATCCAGCGCAATTTTTCTTTTCTGACCGGCAAGCCTCCGTCAGAGCTGCCGCTTATGATggacgcgcagctcctcgagaAGCTGCAGTGGTGGTCTCAGAGTTTGCGGGCGTATGAGAAGGGCCTGCAGGCGGAGCCGAACAAGTTCAGCAACATGGTCGGCCTCATGCGCTCCCTCGACAACCTTGGCGACTACGGTCGGCTGCTGGAGTCGTGGAAGCTCTTCTACCCCCGCATCACGCGTAAGGAGGCCTCTGAGTTGGCCCCGTATGGTGCCCACGcagcgtggctgctgcggtgctgggACGACATGGAGAAGATCACAGCCTACATGACAGATGAAGGCTACGTTGGCACGACCGCTGTCTTTTACCGGGCTGTGCTCGCCACCCACAAGCTTCAGTTCCACGACGCCGTACCGGTGATTCAAAACTGCCGCAAACGACTCGACTCGACGCTGTCGGCACTCGTGGCGGAAAGCTACGACCGCGCCTATGGTCTGTTTGTTGGTATCCAGCAACTCAGTGAGCTGGAGGAGTTCGCATTTGTTGCCGACAACCCGCAGGGCCTCAACCACTGGCAGGAGCTCTGGGAGAAGCGGCTGGCTGCCATGGCCTACGAAGGCTGGCCCGGCACGCTTGCGAACCACACACTTGTCATCCCGCTggcgcaggagctggagaTGTGGCTGCGGTTCGTGTCGCTGTCACGCGTGCACGGTCGCGACCGCACATCGCGCGACATCCTGTTCGAGCTTCTGGGCAAGCAGACCATTGCGgccgcgctggagcagccgcggctgccgcaacCTCCAATTGCCCTCGCCGCCTGCCAGCACTTCTACGACATCAACGAGCGCGAAAGGGCGGTCGAGCTGCTTGAAACGTACCTGAAGAAGATGGATCAGGCAGCCCCCTCTCTGCTGGACATCGGGGGCGGTCAAGCGAGCCTGGCCATGTGTCATGCAAAGCTGGCGAGCTGGCTTTTCACCgtggcgaagaagaagcggcagaaCGTTGATGCGCACTACCGTGAGTACATCCGTCACCACCTTGAGAAAGCGACCAGCCTCGACAGCACTAACGGCACGATTTGGCACACGTGGGCGCGGTTCAACCACGACCTTGTCACACACCGCTCccgcggtgcggcgagcGAGGTTCGCCGCGATGAGCACGTTAAACACATCGTGGCTGCCATGGACGGCTATGTGCGGAGCGTGTCCTGCTCGCAGGAGCTCGAAGACATGCTAGGGTTTCTCTCCTTGTGGTTCATTcatgccgcgctgccgcaggtgcaAGAgaatgcggcgctgcaggcggagaTTCTTCAGGTGAGTCCGACGGTGTGGCTCAAGGTTCTTCCCCAAATCATCGCCCGCTTGCACTCGCGCGACGCCGTTGTGTCAGAGTCCGTCTTTCAACTGCTCACCATTGTCGCCAAGGCGCACCCGCAGGCGCTCCTGTACAACCTCAATGTCACGCTGAACTCCAGCGTGCGGGGTACAGAGAGCAACACGACGGAGCAGATGGAGCGCAAGCAGGCGGCACAGCGGTTGCTCGGTCGCATAAAGGAGATGCACAATCATGGCCGCACGATGGTCAAGGACGCCGCCCTTGTCTGCCAGGAGCTCGTACGGTGCGCAGTGCTCTGGACGGAGCTGTGGTTTGATGAGCTTGAGCGAGCGTGGTTTCAGTGGGGGCGCGACAAGAACGCTCACAACGTATTTCTTGTCCTTcagccgctgctcgagcagctgtCGCACCCTAACACCCTCGCCGAGTCGCACTTTGTGGCCGAGTTCGGTGAGCTACTTGGTGGGGCCTGTGAGTACGTGGAAAAGGCCGCGTCGACCGGCAACAATGTCTACATGGAGGATGCGTGGAACCGCTTCAAGACGGCTGTGAAGCGGATGGATGAGCAGATCAACGGCATGAACTCACTTGCCCTGCAGCTCGTGAGTCCGCGTCTGATGCAGAGCGGCAAGGACCTTTCGCTGGTGGTGCCGGGGCAGTACAACGAGGACGGCGTGTACCCGCGCATCGCTTCCTTTCAAAGCACGTTGAGGGTGATGAACTCAAagcagcacccgcgccgCCTTTATATGACCGGCACGGACGGCGTCTTGTACAAGTTTCTCCTCAAGGGTCACGAAGATCTGCGGCTCGACGAGCGCGTCATGCAGCTGCTAGCTTTCGTGAACACACTGCTGGAGAAGCACTCGGCTATCCAGCGCCGTGACTGCATGATCCAGGTATTCTCTGTCACCCCCCTCAGCGAGAATGCGGGACTGGTTGGGTGGGTCGACAACTGCGACACACTGCATCAACTCATTAAGGATTACCGTGTGCACTCCAAGTACCTCTCCATTGAGATGAACCTGATGCTGAGCTTCAACGTCGACCTGGACCGGCTTCAGGTGATTCAACATGTCGAACCGTTCGAGTTTGCACTGGAGCAGACGGAGGGCGCCGACCTCGCCAACTCGCTGTGGATGCGCGCGCCAAGCGCTGAGTCGTGGTTGGACCGGCGCACCACTTATGTCTGTTCGCTTGCCACCATGTCCATGGTTGGCCACATTTTGGGCCTGGGCGACCGCCATCCGTCGAACCTGATGATCCACTCGTTCAGCGGTCGCGTCGTGCACATCGACTTCGGCGACTGCTTCGACGTGGCGCAAAACCGTAGCGCGTTCCCAGAGAAGGTGCCATTCCGACTGACTCGAATGCTGGTCAAGGCCATGGAGATGGGTGGCATCGACGGACTCTTccgccacggctgcatcACGGTGATGggtgtgctgcgcgaggagggtAGCAGCATTCTAGCTCTGCTGGAGGTTTTCGTACACGACCCGCTTGTGTCGTGGTGGCGCGACGAGTCGGAAGACGGGGCGACCGCatctgctgccgtcgcctcggcagcgccgagcagcagcattcCGTctgccggcgcggctgcggcactcGGACACTATTCGCAGCGCGCCGCCTACGCAGCCATTGGTGAGTCCTTTCACAAGTCCCGCACCGCCTTTGCCTCTCGCACGCCAGCGTCGCGCTCGTTGGCGCCGCGTGGTCGCTCCTTTCGCGCACCACAGACCTCGATCGCCTCCAGCCCTtctgctccgcctcccctcgTCTCCGATCGGTCGTCAGACATTTTAAGCAACATGTCAGTCAATCACACCAGCGAAGCAAAGAAAGTGGTCAATCGCATTCGCGAAAAACTCGAGGGCCGCGAGTTTGCCGCGTGGCAGCTCCAAGCcagcgcctcggcgcacGCGGCAGATGACGTGGGCGTGGCCATGAAGGGGCAGTCGGAAGAGGACCCAATGACTAGTGTCAGCttgggcagcgccgcgtctgcAGCACCGGTGGCGAGCGGCGAAGACGGGCTTTCTGTTCAGGCGCAGGTGAGTCGGCTCATCTCGGAGGCTACCTCCAACGAGAACCTGTGCGTCCACTTCCAAGGCTGGTGTCCGTTTTGGTGA